One region of Desulfobacterales bacterium genomic DNA includes:
- a CDS encoding MFS transporter produces the protein MKSVDGDGTNQGKWWAMTGIGLGVFMATIDVSIVNISLPTLVRQLHTDFATVQWVVISYVLMLTSFMLTVARLGDMIGKKQVCMTGVTLFTLASILCGLSPGAGWLIAFRALQGLGGSMMQAVGMAIIIEIFPSSERGRALGIIGGIVSVGLAMGPPLGGMLIGLAGWRSIFLVNVPLGLITAAVVGRYVHLPPVAGARPRFDLAGAMILLVTLACYALGMTLGQRFHFQDFRVLMLLGGSAAGLGLFITVESRVCQPMIDLGLFKNVLFSLNLVMGFLSFMANAGIFVIPFFLQMVMGYSTTQVGLMLMVIPMGMGLAAPWAGILSDRFGPRGISLIGLLVISAGCLAISCLHPGLGVTGLVLRLFPLGIGMGIFQSPNNSAIMGEVPRHHLGVASGLLGLSRTLGNTSGIPLIGALFTVMALNGASPGPGFDITTAPAVALVRGISGTFRISALIIFAAAGLSAVAFLMDRRRKAAGQPAA, from the coding sequence ATGAAATCAGTCGATGGAGACGGCACAAATCAAGGAAAATGGTGGGCCATGACCGGCATCGGGCTCGGTGTGTTCATGGCGACCATCGACGTTAGTATTGTCAATATCTCTCTGCCCACACTGGTTCGGCAGCTGCATACGGATTTTGCCACGGTTCAGTGGGTGGTGATCAGTTATGTGCTGATGCTTACGTCCTTTATGCTGACGGTGGCCCGGCTTGGCGATATGATCGGCAAAAAACAGGTCTGCATGACGGGGGTGACGCTGTTCACCCTGGCGTCGATTTTGTGTGGACTTTCCCCCGGTGCGGGCTGGCTGATCGCTTTCCGGGCACTGCAGGGCCTGGGCGGCTCCATGATGCAGGCGGTCGGCATGGCGATTATTATCGAGATCTTTCCCTCATCCGAGCGGGGCCGGGCGCTGGGCATCATCGGCGGTATTGTTTCGGTCGGCCTTGCCATGGGGCCGCCCCTCGGCGGAATGCTGATCGGTCTGGCCGGATGGCGATCCATCTTTCTGGTCAACGTGCCCCTGGGGCTGATAACCGCCGCGGTGGTCGGCCGGTATGTGCATCTTCCCCCGGTGGCGGGGGCCAGGCCGCGTTTTGATCTGGCTGGCGCGATGATCCTGCTGGTGACCCTGGCGTGCTATGCGCTGGGCATGACGCTGGGCCAGCGGTTCCATTTTCAGGATTTTCGGGTACTGATGCTGCTCGGCGGCTCGGCGGCCGGTCTGGGGCTTTTCATCACGGTCGAATCGCGCGTCTGTCAGCCCATGATCGATCTTGGCCTGTTTAAAAACGTCCTGTTCAGCCTGAACCTGGTGATGGGATTTTTGTCCTTTATGGCCAACGCCGGGATATTCGTGATTCCGTTTTTTCTCCAGATGGTCATGGGCTATTCGACCACGCAGGTCGGCCTGATGCTCATGGTCATCCCCATGGGTATGGGACTGGCCGCCCCATGGGCCGGTATCCTTTCGGACCGGTTCGGGCCCCGGGGCATCAGCCTGATCGGCCTGCTGGTCATTTCGGCAGGCTGCCTGGCGATCAGTTGCCTGCATCCGGGTCTCGGCGTGACGGGGCTGGTCCTGCGGTTGTTTCCCCTGGGAATCGGGATGGGCATATTCCAATCCCCCAACAACAGCGCCATCATGGGTGAAGTGCCCAGACATCACCTGGGGGTGGCATCGGGCCTTCTGGGCCTGTCCCGTACGCTGGGCAATACCTCCGGGATTCCGCTGATCGGCGCCCTGTTTACCGTGATGGCGTTAAATGGCGCCAGTCCGGGACCGGGATTTGATATCACCACCGCACCGGCGGTTGCACTGGTCAGAGGCATTTCGGGAACCTTCCGCATTTCCGCGCTGATCATCTTTGCCGCAGCAGGGTTGTCGGCGGTTGCCTTCCTGATGGACCGCCGCCGGAAAGCAGCAGGGCAGCCGGCTGCCTGA